In the Sedimentisphaera cyanobacteriorum genome, CCTCCCGTCAACGTTCTGAGGGAGGCCTGCATTCGGCTGTATGCAGAATGGCTTGTCTGTAAGGTCTCTGGTTTCATCGAGAAGCTCAAGCATATCCGAGGGACCCATACCGCAGTTGAACCCGCAGGCAAATACGTTTTCCCTTTCGGCTACTCGCGCAAGAGCGGATTTAATTCGCTCAGCCCCGCGCTCGCGCCAGTTCAGGGCAGGGCGGAGGGTTGCGATAATTTTCCTGTCTGTATTATCAGAAGCTGCATCCAGAGCCGCAAGCATGGCGTTTACATCTGCAAATGTTTCAAACACCAGAAGATCCACGCCGGCCTTATCAAGCGCAGCTATCTGCTCTGCATACGCCCTGCGCACATCATCAAGATAGTTATCGCTCTCCGCAGCATCGCTTGCAGTGGAGGCAGAGCCCACAGACCCTGCCACAAGACTCTCGCCCGCACATTCACGAGCCAGCTCCGCTCCACGCATATTTATCTCTTCCACCTTGTCTGCAAGGCCGAAGCCGGCAAGCTTTATGCTGTTTGCCGCATAGGTGTTGGTTTCGAGGAAATCACATCCCGCTGCGGCATACTCAGAATGGATTGCTTTGATTAGATCCGGTTTTGTGAGGTTTAGCTCCTCAAAGCAGGCATTGATGAAAACGCCCTTCTGATACAGCATCGTACCAAAAGCACCATCCCCAATTACAACGCCTTTCTGTACTAAATCTTTTATAGGCATAACAATCTCCTTTACCTGTTTTCAGTGCAGTAACTGCTTATTGCTGTCATAGCATCGCCGAGTTTTTCGGGGCTGCCGTCGAGTGCGGCAAACCTTCTTACCATATCTGTAAGGTTCTTGTCAGGCTCGGTTTTCAGCAGCTTCCCGCAAACGTTTACAATTCCTGCGTCCAAGCCGTATTCTAAGGCCACAGCGAGATACGCTGCTGCTATTGCATTTTTCGACCCCGGCAAATCGCGGAAGCAGTTGCTTACCCCGAGCGAGCAGCGGACGCCTTCAAACTTCGGATTGCCCTTAATGGCTCTAATTGTTTCGAATGCCAGCCACGTCCTTCCGGGCTGCCCGGGGTTCATCGGCAGGTCAATAGCCAGAGGGAATGCGGATGTATCGAAATACATTTCTTCGGGCTTAAAGCCGTATTCGATTGCCTTATCGAATATCATTTCCGCTGTTGAAACGCTCTTTTCGAGGTCTTCTTCTGCGCTGCTGCCCTGTTCAATCATAATAAGAGCGATAAACACAAAGGGCTTTTCCCGAGACAGCTCGAAGAGCCTTTCCATACTATGCGGCTTAACAGAATTGATCATCGGTTTCCCTGCCGCTCCGGACTGCTCCCAAGCCTCAAGGCCGGCGATAAGCAGCTCGTCGTTGCTGCTGTCAACGCATACCGGCACTCCGCGGCTGTGCTCAGCAGTGAGCTGAACAAACTGACGCATCATCTCCTCGGCGCGGGCAGAATCCTCTGCGTAGAAGTCGTCCACATTCACTTCGATGTAGTCTGCTCCGTTTTCCGCCTGCTGGCGAATCTTCTCGCAGATCTTCTCAACTGCCTGCTCGCTTCCGGAAGCATTCTCGAACACAACCTTCATCACCCTGTTCATCGAGGGGATAGAGGCGTGCACAGATTCTCCGATTTTTATAATGTCTTTAACTGAGTTAGTCATAGGTTATCTTACAACTCCTTTCATAGCAAAATAATGCAAAAATAAAGTAAGATAATACAAAGAAATAGCGAGGCAGTCTATAAACCTTCGGGTAATATGTCAAGCCGGAGTTTCAATTTTATCGTTCTTTTTTCTTCAGCGGCATATATTAAGCCCCGAAACGGAAGGAAGATTATGAAAATACCCTTAACAAGAAAAACAGAAATTAAAAACAAACTAAAACCTCTTGAAGCAAGCCTATCAGCCATTAAACAAAGGTTTTACTCTTCGTTGAGAACAATGCAAGGATAACTTTTTCAATTTCACTGAAAACACGGCAAAATTATAAAGTAATAACACTTGTTTTTGAAAAGATTAGAAATTTCTGCATAATTTAAGGATAATCAATCAGATTTTTGTTTCTGAGGACGTTTTTTTATAAAAAAAAGAAAGTTTAAGGAAATTGCGTAAAAAAAATACGGCTTATGCAATATACTTGTAAAGGCCAATTATTTTCTTATTTTTAATTTAAAGGTTTAGATATGAACAGAAGGCATTTTGTAAAAAGCTGCGGACTCGGAGCTTTCCTCGCGGCTTCAGGAGTAAATTTATTTGCCGCTGAGAACGACAGACCAAACATTCTCTGGCTTACCAGCGAAGACAACAGCCCTTATCTGGGCTGCTACGGCGATGAAAACGCCAAAACACCCAATCTCGACAAGCTCGGCTGCAACGGTGTTCGATTCAGAAACGCATTCGCAAACGCGCCGGTATGCTCTGTGGCAAGGTCAACACTTATTACAGGTATGTATGCCTCATCCCTTGGACTTCAAAACCACAGAAGCAGCGTGGAGATTCCCAGAGGCCTGAAAACCTACGGTGAGCTCCTCCAGCAGGCGGGCTACTACTGCACAAACAACAAAAAAACAGACTACAACTTCCCTTGGAGCGACAGAAACGTTTGGGATAAGAGCAGCTGGAATGCTCATTACAAAAACAAACCAGCAGGCAATCCGTTTATGGCGGTTTTCAATACGACCATCTCCCACGAGGGGCAGATAACCGACGCAAGAGTTAAGCAGAGGCGGGATAAAGGGCTAATACCGAAAACCCCGAGGCTCGGCCTCTCTGAGGTGAAGCTCCCTCCTTATTACCCGGACACCGAGGAAATACGATACAACGTTGCGGTTTACTACGACAATATGACGCTTATGGACAAGTGGATCGGGGATAAGCTCGAAGAGCTCAAGAAATCCGGCGAGGCGGAAAACACCATCATCTTCTACTACGGCGACCACGGCGGCGCACTGCCTCGAGGCAAGCGAAATATCCACGACTCAGGAACGCGGGTGCCGTTTATCGTGTATTTCCCCGAAAAATGGAAGCATCTGGCTCCAGTAGAGCCCGGGCAGTGGTGCGAGGATGTTGTAACGTTTGCAGATTTTCCCGCCACGGTTCTGAGCCTTGCGGGCGTTAAGCCGCCGGAGAACTACGAAGGAAGGGCTTTTCTCGGGAAGTATAAACAGCCAAAACGCGATTATGCCTATCTCTACAGAAACCGTATGGATGAGCGATACGATGCAGTACGTGCCGTGCGAACTGAAAAATGGCGATATATACGCAATTTCTCACCGCACCGCCCATGGGGGCAGCAGTACGGATATCCTTTCCGTGTGCAGAATATTATGGGGCTCTGGTACGAGCAGTACAAGCAGGGCAAATGCAGCTGGCAGGAAGCCAGATACTGGCAGAAAAAGCCGGGCAGAGAGATGTATTTCATTCCCGACGACCCTCATGAGATGAACAATCTTGCTTACAGTGTTGAGTATGTATCAAAGCAGAGAGAGCTCGAGGAAAAGCTGAAAAATGAGATTGTAAAAACAAGGGATACAGGATTTATACCCGAAGGTATGTTCGAGGGGCTCGCAGAAAAATACGGAACGATTTACGATTTTGCTCAGTCTAAGGATTATCAGATTCAGCGTATTGCTGAGATAGCCGAAATCGCCTCAGACGGCGATCCTGAGAAGATGGCAGTTCTCGAGATGGCATCAGGGGATAAATGCCCGATAATCAGGTACTGGGCGGCAACAGGCTATCTGATTCTCGGCAAAAAAGCCCGTCCGCATATACAGACAATCCAGAAACTGCTCAAGGATGAAAGCCTTGATGTGCGTATTCCGGCAGCAGAAACCCTGCTTCGATTCGGCGAAAACAGCGAAGCCGCCGAAACGCTCAAAGATGCCTGCCATGCGGAGAATTATTATCACCGCCTCGCAGCGGCCAACAGTGTGCAGCTGCTCTTCCTTGAGGGGTTTATGGATAAAGCCAAAACGCTCAGCCTTATGCAGAACCTGCCCGAGAAAAAAGCCGGCGGGCCGGACTGGGTGAATAAAATCTGCAGCCAGATTAAATCAACCTAATCCACGCTGTAAAAAAGGGAAAGCAAAAGCGTTTTCCCTAAATCTCAAGTCAATGCAAAAGAGACGCCTTATTTGGCGTCTCTTTTTTCTGCTCAAGAGGAAAATCAATTTCTTGCCGGATGGTTTGTTAGCCTCGGCTTACCTTATCGGCTATCATATCGCCCACTTCGCTTGTGGAAAAGCCCATCTTCCCGGCTGCCATGCTCTCGAGTTTCTCGGCTGTCGCCCATTTAACAGCATTCTCGATATCCTCGCCTGCGTTGCTTTCCCCGAGCGTTTCGAGCATCATTGCGCCGGAGCATATTGCTGCAAGCGGGTTGATCTGTCCGAGGCCGGTAAATGCGGGGGCTGTTCCGCCGATTGGTTCAAACATACTCACGCCTTCAGGGTTGATATTTCCGCCTGCTGCTATTCCGAGCCCGCCCTGTGTGGCGGCGCCGAGGTCTGTAATGATATCGCCGAACATATTGCCCGTTACAACTACATCAAATATCTCGGGGCACTGAACCATATATATGCAGGCTGCATCAACGTGGTAGTATTCCCGCTTAACATCGGGATACTCAGCCTCGCCTATCTCGTTGAATGCCCTGTTCCAGAGTCCGTAAACATACGTCAGCACGTTCGTTTTGCCCACTAAGGCAAGTGTATTATCCTCGCCAACGCCTCTGGATTTCTTGCCGTTTTTGCGTGCATACTCAAATGCAAAACGCAGGCACCGCTCCACCTGAAAACGTGAATACACATTCGACTGCACTGCAATTTCGTTTGCTGTGCCGGTTAGGGTATTGCCGCCTGTGCCGGTGTAAACCCCGCCGGTATTTTCACGAACGACCACATAATCTATCTCATCAGGGCCTTTGCTCTTGACAGGGCTTTCTACACCCGGATAAAGCTTTACAGGGCGAAGGTTTATATACTGATCGAGGCCGAATCTCGCCTTGAGCAAAACGCCTTTCTCCAGAATCCCAGGGGCAATATCAGGTCTTCCGATCGCTCCGAGAAGGATTGAATCATAGCCCTTAAGCTCTGCGAGGGTTTCATCGGACAGGGTTTCCCCTGTCCTGAGATAACGCTGACCGCCGAGATCGAATTCGGTTGTCTTTATCTCAAAGTTGTGTTTTCCTGCCGCCGCCTGTATAACCTTCAAGGCCTCCGCTGTTACTTCAGGGCCTGTCCCGTCGCCCGGGATCACTGCAATATTCAGCTTGTTCATATATTTCTCCAATGATTATGTTTGTTGATTTTCCGGCAATTATATATGCAAAAGCGTTTGGTGCAATAACCTCGGCCAAACGCAGAATTCCTTGAATGGGCTTTGAAAAGGCGAATCAGGGCAGGTTGAAGCGAGTATTATATTAGTTTAACATTCCCTAAAAGCTTGTTGAGGGCTTAGAATTTCCTTGACAAACCACCGGAATGTTCTTATTTCTCTGCCCTTAAAAAACTTTTCAGGCCTAAAAAGGAAGGGCATTTAGCTTTCTATTATGAAAAATCTTGTGATAGTTGAGTCGCCGGCGAAGGCGAAAACGATAAATAAATATCTCGGTTCGGAGTTTGAGGTTAAGGCCTCAATGGGGCATATTCGCGACCTTCCCAGCAAGGGGATCAACGTGGATATTGAAAACGGCTTCCAGCCTACCTACGACATAACTCCGGGCAAGAAGAAGCTGGTCGGCCAGCTCAGAAGCGCTGCGAAAAAGAGCGAGAACGTGTATCTGGCAACAGACCTCGACCGGGAGGGTGAGGCGATTGCTTGGCATCTCGCTGAGGTTCTTGGCGTTTCCGAAGAGCATACATACCGCGTTGTTTTCAATGCGATAACGAAAAATTCCATCAAGCAGGCCTTCTCAGACCCTTCCAAGCTGGATATGGCGAAGGTGAACGCCCAGCAGGCAAGGCGAATTCTCGACAGGATCGTCGGCTATCAGATAAGTCCTCTGCTCTGGAAGAAGGTTGCAGGAGGCTTGAGTGCGGGGCGCGTTCAGTCTGTTGCGGTGAAGATAGTTGCCGAGCGTGAGAAGGAGATTCGTGCTTTCAATCCGGAGGAGTACTGGCTCATACCTGCGGTTTTTACAACAGATTTAGACGAATCCGCCGGCCAGGGAGCTCATAAATACGCCGAGAGCTGGCAGAAGCTTAACGCCGGCGAGAAGAAGCCCAGCCGTCCTGAGCTTGCAGACTGGTTCGAACAGCATAACGCCTTCAAGGCCGAGCTTGCCAGAGTGGGCGGGAAGAAATTCGGAGCGAAAAACCAGCAGCAGGCCGAAGAGATCTTCCAGTCTCTCAGTGGACGGGATTTTACCGTCAGCAGTGTTGAGAAGAAGGAATCTCGGTCGCGGCCTCTGCCTCCATTTATCACCTCCACGCTCCAGCAGGCCGCCTCGAACCGCAGCGGCTTCGGGGCAAAACGCACGATGCGAATCGCCCAGAGCCTATACG is a window encoding:
- a CDS encoding 3-isopropylmalate dehydrogenase produces the protein MNKLNIAVIPGDGTGPEVTAEALKVIQAAAGKHNFEIKTTEFDLGGQRYLRTGETLSDETLAELKGYDSILLGAIGRPDIAPGILEKGVLLKARFGLDQYINLRPVKLYPGVESPVKSKGPDEIDYVVVRENTGGVYTGTGGNTLTGTANEIAVQSNVYSRFQVERCLRFAFEYARKNGKKSRGVGEDNTLALVGKTNVLTYVYGLWNRAFNEIGEAEYPDVKREYYHVDAACIYMVQCPEIFDVVVTGNMFGDIITDLGAATQGGLGIAAGGNINPEGVSMFEPIGGTAPAFTGLGQINPLAAICSGAMMLETLGESNAGEDIENAVKWATAEKLESMAAGKMGFSTSEVGDMIADKVSRG
- a CDS encoding dihydropteroate synthase gives rise to the protein MTNSVKDIIKIGESVHASIPSMNRVMKVVFENASGSEQAVEKICEKIRQQAENGADYIEVNVDDFYAEDSARAEEMMRQFVQLTAEHSRGVPVCVDSSNDELLIAGLEAWEQSGAAGKPMINSVKPHSMERLFELSREKPFVFIALIMIEQGSSAEEDLEKSVSTAEMIFDKAIEYGFKPEEMYFDTSAFPLAIDLPMNPGQPGRTWLAFETIRAIKGNPKFEGVRCSLGVSNCFRDLPGSKNAIAAAYLAVALEYGLDAGIVNVCGKLLKTEPDKNLTDMVRRFAALDGSPEKLGDAMTAISSYCTENR
- a CDS encoding sulfatase-like hydrolase/transferase; protein product: MNRRHFVKSCGLGAFLAASGVNLFAAENDRPNILWLTSEDNSPYLGCYGDENAKTPNLDKLGCNGVRFRNAFANAPVCSVARSTLITGMYASSLGLQNHRSSVEIPRGLKTYGELLQQAGYYCTNNKKTDYNFPWSDRNVWDKSSWNAHYKNKPAGNPFMAVFNTTISHEGQITDARVKQRRDKGLIPKTPRLGLSEVKLPPYYPDTEEIRYNVAVYYDNMTLMDKWIGDKLEELKKSGEAENTIIFYYGDHGGALPRGKRNIHDSGTRVPFIVYFPEKWKHLAPVEPGQWCEDVVTFADFPATVLSLAGVKPPENYEGRAFLGKYKQPKRDYAYLYRNRMDERYDAVRAVRTEKWRYIRNFSPHRPWGQQYGYPFRVQNIMGLWYEQYKQGKCSWQEARYWQKKPGREMYFIPDDPHEMNNLAYSVEYVSKQRELEEKLKNEIVKTRDTGFIPEGMFEGLAEKYGTIYDFAQSKDYQIQRIAEIAEIASDGDPEKMAVLEMASGDKCPIIRYWAATGYLILGKKARPHIQTIQKLLKDESLDVRIPAAETLLRFGENSEAAETLKDACHAENYYHRLAAANSVQLLFLEGFMDKAKTLSLMQNLPEKKAGGPDWVNKICSQIKST